In Quercus robur chromosome 10, dhQueRobu3.1, whole genome shotgun sequence, a genomic segment contains:
- the LOC126701559 gene encoding 40S ribosomal protein S9-2-like yields MVHVVFYRNYGKTFKKPRRPYEKERLDAELRLVGEYGLRCKRELWRVQYALSRIRNNARMLLTLDEKNSRRIFEGEALLRRMNRYGLLDESQNKLDYVLALTVENFLERRLQTLVFKSGMAKSIHHARVLIRQKHIRVGRQVVNIPSFMVRVDSQKHIDFSLTSPFGGGRPGRVKRRNQKAAAKKAAGGDADEEDEE; encoded by the exons ATGGGAAGACCTTTAAGAAGCCTCGCCGCCCATATGAGAAGGAGCGGTTGGATGCTGAGTTGAGGCTTGTGGGAGAGTATGGGCTGCGATGCAAGAGAGAGTTGTGGAGGGTTCAGTATGCTCTTAGCCGTATTCGTAACAATGCAAGGATGCTTCTGACCCTCGATGAGAAGAACTCTCGTCGAATCTTTGAGGGTGAGGCTCTTCTCCGAAGGATGAATCGGTATGGGCTTTTGGATGAGAGTCAGAACAAGCTTGATTATGTCTTGGCCCTGACTGTGGAGAACTTCCTTGAGCGTCGTCTTCAGACACTTGTCTTCAAGTCGGGAATGGCCAAGTCCATCCACCATGCTCGAGTGCTCATTAGGCAGAAGCATATCAG GGTTGGGAGGCAGGTTGTGAATATTCCATCTTTCATGGTGAGGGTTGATTCACAGAAGCACATTGATTTCTCGCTTACCAGTCCATTTGGTGGTGGACGACCTGGAAGAGTGAAGAGAAGGAATCAGAAGGCAGCTGCTAAGAAGGCTGCTGGTGGAGATGCAGATGAAGAGGATGAAGAATAA